In a genomic window of Aggregatimonas sangjinii:
- a CDS encoding alpha-2-macroglobulin family protein encodes MKHLVTIVTILLFTQMALAQQDENPYDTLWKQVAKLEDEALTKSALELVTTISKKAKKEENSAQIIKSLLYTSKYAMTLEEDAQLKIVNDFRTEIEKAEFPTKNVLESYLANLFWQFFQQNRYQFYNRTKTEVKVDSTDFRTWDLTTLFNEISIHFDASLENEAKLKQTPVSEFDVILHQQSDTKEYRPTLFDLLAHNALAFYKTSENNITRPADKFEISDADFLCDGNAFINKNIDTEDQTSLQAKALCIYQKLLMLHLPSAKPYTLAEINIERLNFIHGNATFENKDQQFLEVLENAVSATKGSLAAGLYQHQIATLLNRQGDSYQPKTNADHRWKKKEALAICNSVIKEMADSRGAEQCRALKSQILQKTLQLTAERHVPIQTTSRFLVNYKNLKGLTLTARPVTQREMSALEKVYEKDKKLAFIKKLSVAKQWEATLKNEDDYQSHSTEIIMPPLENGQYLILAETTDEKNKTFSYSPIQVTDLALAETRTNTTHYFQVINRHNGKPISGARLTLRYRKNYDGPRLSENFVTDKMGNVSIPLSDENWSEVNISISKNKDSAYFKDYYVNRRYDQNSATTSYSCFLFTDRSIYRPGQPLYFKGIAITGEKGISSVLENQKVSVSLSDVNGQVVATKEFVTNDYGSFSGEFILPSTGLTGVFSMQANATGIGLNGYASFSVEEYKRPKFETSFQPVTETYKVNDSVTVKGTAMAYAGSTITDAKVAYRVKRAVYYPRWYYWHYPYNNTAPQEIAHGETTTDASGHYKIDFKALPDTSIDRKNLPTFSYEVTADVTDINGETHSATTFVTVGYHALTANMYIANPLNKDTKENKLSISTNNLNGQFVPAKGIVKMYKLKAPESVNRPRVWAAPDYAGWPKSEFKKLFPHDAFANEHDASTWEKGEMVWQSDFDTAKSTELPLGNTKNWASGKYVLELQTQDKFGQPVKDILQTTLFSENDTTLTDNALFQIKTDKDSYAIGEDVKVTLLSSSKDIHVTVNIEKNHKVIESKSIHLSDNSESFTVPVNANDIGGFAITYSFSVYNYFQAGNLNIRVPYPSAQLEIETMTFRDKLQPGTEETWSFKIKGPKGDKVAAELLANMYDASLDAFRGHYWSFNPLIKPTYYSNRTASAYNCFGTNSFNTYLDNQSYGYTSLYFDSFNWFGLQFGYGGFYGRGLRRNRMMKRESAAAPISMDMDMEDSMPLEEVVVGQASGVEMDKSANLSNEARLQKPKDNQHENNSEQETASDAIKIRKNLQENAFFFPQLKTDKEGNVSFSFTTPEALTKWNVQLLAHTKDLESTIHNLQTVTQKELMVIPNAPRFLREGDEIVMSTKIANLTDKVLSGQAKLELIDAVSGKNISSKLLLSSTSEGEGLGQTDFKVDSLGNTQVSWRLQIPEDVRAVQYTVTAKAGDYSDGEQNLLPVLTNRMLVTETLPMWVRSNQTKTFTLDKLKTTTSTTLKHHKLTLEMTSNPAWYAVQALPYLMEYPYECNEQTFSRYYANTLATHISNTNPRVQEVFNQWANSDALVSNLEKNEELKSLLIQETPWLRDAQSETEQKKRIALLFNLNKMKNEQTNALNKLKQNQKGSGAWPWFNGGPDSRFITQHIITGMGHLKQLDVASSTVAMQSVIQNAIAYLDNEFVKEYNFMKKNASNINDDHLSQTQIHYLYMRSFFKDIKASKRVAEVTAYYKGQAQKYWKNKGLYSRGMLALIMHRMADNTTSNKILRALKENSITSDELGMYWKENTNSWYWYQAPIETQSLLIEAFAEITPNDIATVDNLKIWLLKNKQTNQWKTTKATTEAVYALLLQGSDWLSVTEAVDVLIAGEKIAPAKLEQVKVEAGTGYYKTAWDGPEVKPAMAEVQISKKGKGIAWGALYWQYFEDLDKITPAKTPLKLKKKLFLKRNTDTGEEISEITSKTSLKVGDLVRVRIELRADRDMEFVHMKDMRAAGFEPINVISRYKWQDGLGYYESTKDASTNFFFDYLRKGVYVFEYDLRVNNAGDFSNGITTIQSMYAPEFSSHSEGVRVAVRQTK; translated from the coding sequence ATGAAACATCTGGTAACGATAGTAACGATACTTTTATTTACACAAATGGCGCTGGCACAACAAGACGAAAACCCATACGACACCCTTTGGAAACAAGTCGCAAAACTTGAGGACGAAGCGTTGACAAAATCGGCGTTGGAGCTTGTTACCACCATTTCCAAAAAAGCAAAAAAGGAAGAGAATTCCGCCCAAATTATAAAATCCCTGCTGTATACCTCAAAGTATGCCATGACCTTGGAGGAGGATGCCCAATTGAAAATCGTGAACGATTTTAGAACGGAAATCGAAAAGGCCGAGTTTCCCACCAAAAATGTATTGGAAAGCTATTTGGCTAACCTGTTCTGGCAGTTTTTTCAACAGAATCGATATCAATTTTACAATCGGACGAAAACGGAAGTTAAAGTAGATTCCACAGATTTCAGGACTTGGGATTTGACTACTTTATTCAACGAAATAAGTATTCATTTTGACGCTTCCTTGGAAAATGAGGCGAAGCTAAAACAAACCCCGGTATCGGAATTCGATGTGATTTTACATCAACAATCAGATACCAAAGAATATCGCCCGACCCTATTCGACCTGTTAGCACATAACGCACTGGCATTTTACAAAACGAGTGAAAACAACATCACCCGACCTGCGGATAAGTTTGAAATCAGCGATGCCGATTTTTTATGCGATGGCAACGCCTTCATTAATAAAAATATCGACACCGAAGATCAGACCTCTTTGCAAGCGAAGGCATTGTGCATTTATCAAAAATTGTTGATGCTGCACCTTCCCTCCGCAAAGCCCTATACGCTTGCCGAAATTAATATCGAACGCCTGAATTTTATTCATGGGAATGCCACTTTCGAAAACAAGGACCAGCAATTTCTTGAAGTATTGGAAAACGCGGTATCCGCAACAAAAGGCAGTCTAGCAGCCGGTCTCTACCAGCATCAAATTGCTACGCTGCTAAATCGCCAGGGAGATTCCTATCAACCGAAAACCAATGCTGACCATCGCTGGAAAAAGAAAGAAGCGCTGGCCATTTGCAATTCGGTAATCAAGGAGATGGCGGACAGTAGAGGTGCGGAACAGTGTCGAGCGTTAAAATCGCAAATACTTCAAAAGACCTTGCAACTGACCGCAGAAAGGCATGTTCCGATTCAGACCACCTCCCGATTTTTGGTAAACTATAAAAACCTCAAGGGACTTACCTTAACGGCACGTCCCGTCACGCAGCGGGAAATGAGCGCGCTTGAAAAGGTTTACGAGAAAGATAAAAAGCTGGCTTTTATTAAAAAGTTGAGCGTTGCCAAGCAATGGGAAGCGACCCTAAAAAATGAGGACGATTACCAGTCGCATAGCACTGAAATTATAATGCCCCCACTAGAGAATGGACAGTATTTGATATTGGCCGAGACCACCGATGAAAAGAACAAAACGTTTTCCTACAGCCCGATTCAAGTTACCGATTTGGCGCTTGCCGAAACCCGAACGAATACAACGCACTATTTTCAAGTTATTAATCGACACAATGGAAAACCCATTTCCGGGGCCAGACTTACACTTCGCTATAGAAAGAATTATGACGGACCCCGGTTGAGTGAAAATTTCGTTACGGACAAAATGGGGAATGTTTCCATTCCGTTATCCGACGAAAATTGGAGCGAGGTGAACATCAGCATTTCAAAAAACAAGGATAGCGCTTATTTCAAAGACTATTACGTAAATAGAAGATATGATCAAAATAGTGCAACGACCAGCTATTCGTGCTTTCTTTTTACCGACAGAAGTATCTATAGACCTGGTCAGCCTCTATATTTCAAAGGAATTGCCATTACAGGAGAGAAGGGCATTTCATCCGTTTTGGAAAATCAAAAAGTATCCGTCTCCCTAAGCGATGTCAATGGCCAAGTAGTGGCTACTAAAGAATTCGTCACCAATGACTACGGTTCTTTTTCTGGGGAATTTATTTTACCGAGCACTGGACTTACAGGAGTATTTTCGATGCAGGCGAACGCCACGGGAATAGGACTGAACGGATATGCCAGTTTTTCCGTAGAGGAATACAAAAGACCCAAATTTGAGACCTCATTTCAACCGGTGACCGAAACTTATAAAGTCAATGACAGTGTTACCGTAAAAGGAACGGCCATGGCGTATGCCGGAAGTACGATTACCGATGCCAAGGTGGCCTATCGGGTGAAGCGTGCCGTATACTATCCCCGATGGTACTATTGGCATTACCCCTATAATAATACCGCTCCCCAAGAAATCGCTCATGGCGAGACCACGACCGATGCCTCGGGACACTACAAAATCGATTTTAAGGCATTGCCGGATACAAGTATTGATAGAAAGAATTTGCCCACCTTTAGCTATGAGGTAACGGCAGATGTAACCGATATCAATGGTGAAACGCATAGCGCCACCACCTTCGTTACGGTAGGCTATCATGCGTTGACCGCGAACATGTATATCGCCAACCCATTGAACAAAGACACCAAGGAAAACAAACTGAGCATCTCGACCAACAATCTCAACGGTCAATTCGTTCCCGCAAAAGGTATCGTTAAGATGTACAAATTAAAGGCACCTGAAAGCGTTAACCGTCCTAGGGTATGGGCCGCTCCCGATTATGCCGGTTGGCCAAAATCGGAATTCAAAAAATTGTTTCCGCACGATGCCTTTGCCAACGAACACGATGCTTCCACTTGGGAAAAGGGCGAAATGGTATGGCAATCCGATTTCGACACGGCAAAATCCACAGAACTACCCCTTGGCAATACTAAAAACTGGGCTTCAGGCAAATATGTGCTGGAACTCCAAACCCAGGATAAATTCGGTCAACCGGTAAAAGACATTTTGCAGACAACCCTTTTCAGCGAGAACGATACGACCCTAACCGATAACGCGTTGTTCCAAATCAAGACCGATAAGGACAGTTATGCCATCGGGGAGGATGTAAAGGTAACGCTGTTGTCGAGCTCAAAAGATATTCATGTAACTGTGAATATCGAAAAGAACCACAAGGTAATCGAATCCAAATCGATTCATTTGAGCGACAATTCAGAGTCTTTTACAGTACCCGTAAATGCAAATGATATAGGCGGTTTCGCTATTACCTATAGTTTTTCGGTATACAACTATTTTCAAGCAGGCAACCTGAACATTCGAGTGCCCTATCCTAGCGCGCAACTGGAAATAGAGACGATGACCTTTCGCGATAAGCTACAACCGGGAACGGAAGAAACCTGGTCCTTCAAAATCAAGGGGCCAAAAGGCGACAAGGTCGCTGCAGAGCTTTTAGCGAACATGTACGACGCCTCGCTCGATGCATTTCGCGGACATTATTGGAGCTTTAACCCGCTAATCAAACCGACGTATTATTCGAATCGAACAGCCTCTGCCTACAACTGTTTCGGAACCAATTCTTTCAATACGTATTTAGATAATCAAAGCTACGGGTACACGAGTCTGTATTTTGACTCGTTCAACTGGTTTGGCTTGCAATTTGGCTACGGCGGTTTTTATGGGCGTGGGCTTCGACGCAATCGGATGATGAAACGAGAGAGCGCCGCGGCTCCAATCTCAATGGATATGGATATGGAAGATTCAATGCCGTTGGAAGAGGTAGTCGTGGGCCAAGCAAGTGGTGTGGAAATGGATAAAAGCGCCAACCTGAGTAATGAAGCGCGATTACAAAAACCAAAAGACAATCAACACGAAAATAATAGCGAGCAGGAGACGGCATCGGATGCGATTAAAATCCGCAAAAACCTTCAAGAGAATGCATTCTTCTTTCCACAGTTGAAAACCGACAAAGAAGGAAATGTATCTTTTAGCTTTACCACTCCGGAAGCCCTCACCAAATGGAACGTACAATTATTGGCGCATACCAAAGATTTAGAAAGTACGATTCATAATCTACAAACCGTTACCCAAAAAGAATTAATGGTCATACCCAATGCGCCACGCTTTCTGAGGGAAGGTGACGAAATCGTGATGAGTACTAAAATTGCAAACCTGACCGATAAGGTACTTTCCGGGCAGGCCAAATTGGAGTTGATCGACGCTGTTTCAGGCAAGAATATTTCATCAAAATTGCTTTTGTCCTCCACCTCGGAAGGAGAGGGCCTTGGACAAACCGACTTTAAGGTCGACTCTTTAGGCAATACCCAAGTCTCTTGGCGGTTGCAAATTCCAGAGGACGTACGAGCGGTTCAGTACACGGTTACAGCAAAAGCCGGGGACTACAGTGATGGCGAACAGAACTTGCTTCCCGTTTTGACCAATAGAATGCTGGTCACCGAAACCTTACCAATGTGGGTGAGAAGTAACCAAACCAAGACCTTTACCTTGGATAAGTTGAAAACAACGACCTCAACCACGCTAAAACACCATAAGTTGACGTTGGAGATGACCTCGAACCCGGCTTGGTACGCGGTGCAGGCGCTCCCCTATTTAATGGAATACCCTTACGAATGCAATGAGCAGACGTTCTCAAGATATTATGCGAATACGCTGGCTACGCATATCTCGAATACCAATCCTAGGGTTCAAGAAGTATTTAATCAATGGGCCAATTCGGATGCCTTGGTCAGTAACCTGGAAAAAAATGAAGAGCTGAAATCCCTTTTGATACAGGAAACGCCATGGCTACGAGACGCACAATCGGAGACAGAACAGAAAAAACGTATCGCCCTCTTGTTCAATTTGAATAAAATGAAGAACGAGCAGACCAATGCCTTGAACAAATTGAAGCAGAACCAAAAAGGTTCAGGAGCTTGGCCTTGGTTCAATGGTGGTCCTGATAGCCGTTTTATCACCCAACACATCATCACCGGTATGGGGCACCTCAAACAACTCGATGTCGCATCGAGTACTGTAGCGATGCAATCCGTTATCCAGAACGCGATTGCCTATTTGGATAATGAGTTCGTAAAGGAATACAACTTTATGAAAAAGAACGCCTCAAACATCAACGATGATCATTTAAGCCAAACACAGATTCATTACCTGTACATGCGCAGCTTTTTCAAGGATATCAAAGCTTCAAAGCGTGTTGCCGAAGTAACCGCATATTATAAGGGTCAAGCACAAAAATATTGGAAGAATAAGGGATTGTATTCCCGTGGAATGCTGGCGCTGATCATGCACCGTATGGCGGATAACACGACTTCCAACAAAATTCTCAGAGCGCTCAAGGAAAACAGTATCACCTCTGATGAACTGGGTATGTATTGGAAAGAAAATACCAATTCTTGGTACTGGTACCAAGCTCCTATCGAGACACAGTCTTTATTGATCGAAGCTTTTGCGGAAATTACCCCGAATGACATCGCAACGGTCGACAACCTTAAGATTTGGTTACTGAAAAATAAACAGACCAACCAATGGAAGACCACTAAAGCAACTACTGAGGCTGTTTACGCCTTATTATTACAGGGTAGCGATTGGCTATCGGTCACAGAAGCCGTAGACGTCTTGATCGCTGGCGAGAAAATCGCACCCGCTAAATTGGAACAGGTAAAAGTCGAAGCGGGAACGGGTTATTACAAAACAGCATGGGACGGACCAGAGGTGAAACCGGCCATGGCAGAGGTACAAATTAGTAAAAAAGGTAAAGGCATTGCCTGGGGCGCCCTTTACTGGCAGTATTTTGAAGATTTGGATAAAATCACCCCAGCTAAAACACCATTGAAACTAAAAAAGAAACTGTTTTTAAAACGAAATACCGATACCGGTGAAGAGATTTCCGAAATTACCTCCAAAACATCATTAAAAGTTGGCGATTTGGTACGCGTTCGAATAGAATTGAGGGCAGACCGGGATATGGAATTCGTACACATGAAAGATATGCGTGCAGCGGGATTTGAGCCCATCAATGTCATCTCAAGATACAAATGGCAAGACGGCTTGGGCTATTATGAAAGTACCAAGGATGCCAGTACGAACTTCTTTTTCGACTATTTAAGAAAAGGTGTTTATGTGTTCGAATACGATTTACGCGTTAACAATGCCGGTGACTTCAGCAACGGTATTACTACAATTCAGAGCATGTATGCCCCAGAGTTTAGCAGTCATTCGGAAGGGGTACGGGTAGCGGTGCGACAAACAAAGTAG
- a CDS encoding LytR/AlgR family response regulator transcription factor: MNKIKTVIVEDSRLARNELKELIKSHPEIDLVGEAENVDEGVALIEAVKPDLLFLDINMPEKDGFELLEMLEEVPITVFTTAYDEYAIKSFEYNALDYLLKPINEKRFALAMEKVKTKLESKAENETVTAKRLTGNSQIFIKDGDKCWLVKIGDISLLEIVGNYTRVFFEDQNPMLYKSLNQVEEKLPEKYFFRANRQQIINTNFIKNVVPWFNGKLKLTMQNDEEVEVSRRQSYLFKDRMSL, translated from the coding sequence ATGAATAAAATCAAGACCGTTATCGTTGAAGATTCGCGATTGGCCCGAAACGAATTGAAAGAATTGATCAAGAGCCATCCTGAAATCGATTTGGTCGGGGAAGCCGAAAATGTTGATGAAGGCGTAGCGCTCATCGAAGCCGTGAAACCGGATTTGTTGTTTTTAGACATTAACATGCCTGAAAAAGACGGTTTTGAACTTTTGGAAATGTTGGAGGAAGTCCCTATAACCGTATTTACCACCGCCTATGACGAGTACGCCATAAAATCGTTCGAATACAATGCCCTTGATTATCTTTTGAAACCCATCAACGAAAAACGTTTCGCCTTGGCTATGGAAAAGGTGAAAACAAAGTTGGAAAGCAAGGCGGAAAACGAAACGGTAACAGCGAAACGGTTAACGGGTAACAGTCAGATTTTCATCAAGGATGGTGACAAATGTTGGTTGGTAAAAATCGGTGATATTTCCCTATTGGAAATCGTAGGAAATTATACACGTGTGTTTTTTGAGGATCAAAACCCGATGCTGTATAAATCGTTGAACCAAGTGGAGGAAAAGTTGCCCGAGAAGTACTTCTTTAGAGCGAATAGGCAACAAATCATCAATACGAACTTCATTAAAAACGTGGTGCCTTGGTTTAATGGTAAATTAAAATTGACCATGCAGAACGATGAAGAAGTTGAGGTCTCAAGAAGGCAGTCTTATCTTTTCAAGGACAGAATGAGTCTTTAG